Proteins encoded in a region of the Triticum dicoccoides isolate Atlit2015 ecotype Zavitan chromosome 3A, WEW_v2.0, whole genome shotgun sequence genome:
- the LOC119269988 gene encoding peroxidase 2-like, which produces MAAFSCFPLAARCCLLLTAALVLALSHGAHGYGDVGAGLSSSFYDDSCPSARDIVRRVIQNARVVDARIPASLIRLHFHDCFVQGCDGSLLLDNDLPAIMTEKEVLANDRSARGFKVVDSIKRALENACPGIVSCADILALASEISVELAGGPRWSVPLGRRDGTTTNIESAKNLPSPFDSLEMLQEKFRNLGLDDTDLVALQGAHTFGRAQCQFTQRNCSAGQDEETLANLDTITPDVFDNKYYGNLLRGRAPLPSDQVMLSDPVAAATTARIVRRFSGSEKDFFKNFAASMVKMGNISPLTGRAGEIRNNCRRVNRKPYR; this is translated from the coding sequence ATGGCGGCTTTCTCTTGCTTCCCGTTAGCTGCTCGCTGCTGCCTCTTGCTCACGGCAGCGCTAGTCCTAGCGCTGAGCCATGGAGCCCACGGTTATGGCGATGTAGGTGCCGGGTTGAGTTCGTCCTTCTACGACGACTCATGCCCCAGTGCGCGCGACATTGTTCGGCGCGTCATCCAGAACGCCCGCGTCGTGGACGCGCGCATCCCAGCCAGCCTCATCCGGCTCCACTTCCATGATTGCTTTGTTCAGGGTTGTGACGGCTCGCTTTTGCTGGACAATGACCTCCCGGCGATCATGACCGAGAAGGAGGTCCTTGCCAACGACAGGTCAGCACGCGGGTTTAAGGTGGTCGACAGCATCAAGCGTGCACTGGAGAACGCATGCCCTGGcatcgtctcctgcgccgacatccTCGCACTCGCCTCCGAGATCTCCGTCGAGCTGGCTGGAGGGCCACGCTGGAGTGTGCCGCTTGGCCGCCGTGATGGCACAACCACCAACATCGAGAGCGCCAaaaatctaccgagccccttcgacTCTCTGGAGATGCTCCAGGAGAAGTTCAGAAACTTGGGCCTCGACGACACTGACCTTGTCGCCCTCCAAGGAGCACACACCTTTGGGCGGGCGCAATGCCAGTTCACGCAGCGGAACTGCAGCGCTGGGCAGGACGAGGAGACGCTGGCGAATCTCGACACAATCACCCCTGACGTCTTCGACAACAAGTACTACGGCAACCTCTTGCGTGGCCGCGCCCCTCTCCCTTCGGACCAGGTAATGTTGTCTGATCCCGTTGCCGCCGCGACCACCGCACGGATCGTTCGTAGGTTCTCCGGAAGCGAGAAGGACTTCTTCAAGAATTTCGCGGCCTCGATGGTCAAAATGGGGAACATAAGCCCGCTCACCGGAAGGGCCGGGGAGATTAGGAACAACTGCCGGAGGGTGAACAGAAAACCCTATCGATGA